A DNA window from Bradyrhizobium sp. CCBAU 53421 contains the following coding sequences:
- a CDS encoding GNAT family N-acetyltransferase — protein sequence MTTHAIEIRRLLPADAALYRDIRLEALRLSPEAFGSAYETESIHPVGWFAERLERGAAILGAFQGSELAGIVGFVREVGPKRQHKGALVGMYVRQAARRAGVGRLLVDAALELAAQSVELVQLVVVKGNEPACRLYRRAGFVEYGLEQHALKIGGRYYDDILMAKDLVRRA from the coding sequence ATGACCACGCACGCCATCGAGATTCGCCGCCTCTTGCCGGCCGACGCTGCGCTCTATCGCGACATCCGTCTCGAGGCGCTGCGCTTGAGCCCCGAGGCGTTCGGCAGCGCGTATGAGACGGAGAGCATTCATCCCGTCGGCTGGTTCGCGGAAAGGCTGGAGCGCGGCGCGGCGATACTTGGCGCGTTTCAGGGCAGCGAACTCGCCGGCATTGTCGGCTTCGTTCGCGAAGTCGGGCCGAAACGGCAGCACAAGGGCGCGCTGGTCGGGATGTATGTGCGGCAGGCGGCGCGCCGCGCCGGTGTCGGCCGGCTCCTGGTCGATGCCGCGCTCGAACTCGCCGCGCAATCGGTCGAGCTGGTGCAGCTCGTCGTGGTGAAAGGCAACGAGCCTGCCTGCCGGCTCTACCGGCGCGCGGGGTTTGTCGAATACGGGCTGGAGCAGCACGCCCTGAAGATCGGCGGTCGCTACTATGACGACATCCTGATGGCAAAGGATCTGGTCAGGCGCGCCTGA
- a CDS encoding cupin domain-containing protein — MPKIDLTNVPERKGSGYPAEFAAPCAERIRQRLGDAGGLADFGVNLMRLPPGNWSSQRHWHSDEDEFVYVLAGEVVLIEDGGETVLRAGDCAAFPKNSGNGHHMINRSQMTVIYLEVGSRSRADVITCSDIDMISPSSDGRFLHKDGRPYE, encoded by the coding sequence ATGCCGAAGATCGATCTGACAAACGTGCCGGAACGCAAGGGGAGCGGCTATCCGGCCGAGTTCGCCGCACCATGCGCGGAACGAATCCGGCAGCGTCTCGGCGACGCCGGCGGGCTCGCCGATTTCGGCGTCAATCTGATGCGGCTGCCGCCGGGCAACTGGTCGAGCCAGCGCCATTGGCATTCCGACGAGGATGAGTTCGTCTATGTGCTCGCGGGCGAGGTGGTACTGATCGAGGACGGCGGCGAGACAGTGCTGCGCGCAGGCGATTGCGCGGCGTTCCCGAAGAATTCCGGCAACGGCCACCACATGATCAACCGGTCGCAGATGACGGTGATCTATCTCGAGGTCGGCTCGCGCTCGCGTGCCGATGTCATCACTTGTTCCGACATCGACATGATAAGCCCGAGCTCCGACGGCCGCTTCCTGCACAAGGACGGACGGCCCTACGAATAG